The Desulfobaculum xiamenense DNA segment GAACTCCAGCACCAGCCGCCTCAGCGCCCCCGCATACGCCCCATGGAAGTGAAACGCCGCCCAAGGTCTAGGCGCGCGTCTGCATGCGCCACACAGGTACACCGGGGCCTCGGCGTCGGCATAGAGCGCGCCGCACAACGGGCAGTGCCCGCCAAGCCTCGGCGCAAGTTCTCCGGCGCAGCGCGGACACAGCTCTCCCCCGCCAGAACCGAGGGCAGCGCCGCACGCCGCACATCGCGCCCACAACGTGCGCAGGGCGCGGCGCAATCCGCCAAGTCCGCCCCACGCGCACCGGCCGCTTCGCAGCACTAGGCCTCGGCGCGTTCAAGCGCCTCGCGGGCGGCCTCGCGGCCAAGGTTCTCCAGCGCGGCCACGGCCTCGGCGTTGGCTTCGAGATCACCGGCCTCGTCCAGCCCCCGGAACAGGAGTGGCGGCTGCAACTCGAAGTTGAACACATCGAGGAAGTACTTGAGCGTAAGCAGACTTCCCTCGAAAAGCTTATCCCCCTGCGAGCGTCCGGCAATGAGGCAGACATAGGCCTTGCGCCGAGGCAGGGCGGCCATGACGGGGTCGCCGTCCTGCCTGCGCATATAGTAGCACTGGCTGCGGTCGATCCACGCCTTGAGTTGCGCCGGGACGTGATAGAAGTAGATGGGCGAGGCGAGGAAGACATAGGGCGCATTCAGCATCATCTGAAACAGACGCCCGCTGTGGTCCATGTCGGCCAGATAGCACGCCCGCTTGGGGTCATGCTTGCAACGGTAGCAGGACACGCACGGCTCCACGCGGAACCGACGCAGATAGTCAACCCGCAGCTCAAGACCCGCCGCCATCGCCCCATGCGTGAAGAGGGCCGCGGCGCGGTCGCTGTTTCCACCGGGTCGGGGGCTGCACGAAATGATGGCCGGACGGCCAGCCTCCCCTGCCCTGTCATTCGATTGAATCATTACCATTCCTCTTTGCGTGTACGAATACGACGCGAACATGTTCGCCGTCCTCGGACACATTCATCCGCCAGACGTCGTTCATGCGGCGCTGGTCCTCAAGGGAGGCGAGCGCCCCGCTCTGGACCAGAACCTCGATCACCGAGGCGCGAGACAGGCGAAGGTACCACCCCACCTCAAGTCCCACGCCTCAGCACTTGTCGCGCAGATCGAGAAAAATCCGATTCCCCTGTCCTTCCTGCATGGCTAGTACCTCATGCCCGGTCCGTCGGGCTGAAAGAAGGGGTTGTGCACCATCTCGTCCCCCACCGTGGTGGCCGGACCGTGCCCGGAATAGAGCACCGTCTCCGGCGGCAGGGTGAAGATGCGCCGCTCCACCGACCGAACGAGGGTCGGCATGCTCCCGCCGGGAAAATCCGTGCGCCCGACGGCTCGCGAAAAGATGAGATCGCCCACGAAGGCCGCACCGGCCTCGGGGAAATGAAAGGTCAGACTGCCGCGCGTGTGTCCGGGCGTGGCCAGCACATTGCAGCGCTGGCCGATGAATTCGGTCTCGCCCTCGGTCAGCGGCTCGAAGGCGAAATCGTCCACGCGGGGGAAGCCCATGGCTCCGCCGCGCCCCACCTCCGTTTCCAGCAGGTAGGCATCATCGGCGCTGGCGCACACGGACGCACCCGTGGCCGCCGAAAGGGCCGCCACTCCATAAATATGGTCGAAATGCAGATGCGTGACCAGCACCCGCTCCAACACGAGGCCCTCGGCCTTGAGGACCGCGAGCACCTCGTCGGGCTCGCCGCCGGGATCGACGAACAGAGCGCGCCCACCCTCGGAGAGCAGATAGCCGTTGGTCATGAGCGGGCCAAGCTCGAAGGTCCGAATCAGCATCAGAACGCCTCCAACAGCAGCGTTTCCAGCGGCTGGCGCGAACTCGCGCCCGGATGTGCCGGATGGCCAATGGCGAGAAAGGCCATCAGCTCGTAGCGCTCCCCAGACAGGGACAGCGCGTCGAGCACCTGATCCGCCTGATTGACGATCTCGCCCAGCCACACGCCGCCAAGTCCGATGGAATGCGTGGCCAGCAGCATGTTTTGGATGCAGGCCCCTGCGGTCTGATGATCCTTCAGCGGAGAATACATGGCGTCGCGATCGAGAAACACGCCCACCAGCAGCCCGCAGGCCTCGACGACGGCCCCGTACTTCGTACACCCGGCCAGCGCATGGACGCGCGCATCACCGGGCCACAGGCACAGAAAGCGCCACGGCTGGTTGTTGAGACCACTCGGCGCGAAGCGCCCCGCCTCGACGATGGTCAGCGCATCTTCACGCGTCACAGGCTCGCCCGTAAAGCGGCGCACACTACGGCGCTCGCGGATGGCCTGCAGCACAACGTTGTCCCTCTCAGTCATGATTCCTCCGCCCCTGTTCGAATATCCGGCATGGGGCGACCAGACTTTGACCGAAGAACCGCATCTTGTCCAGAGCATCATCTTTGTCCATACAAGCGATTGCGCAGGCAACGAGACTCGTCGAGGAAGCAACGACAACGCACAAGTAAAGCCATAGCGAATTTTCCGCATGATATATGCGTCATCCACCCGACAGCTCGTCCGCCGCGCCACAGGTTTACAGACGTCGAACCGCACACGGCCCCAGCATGATCGGCATAACATATCGCGACTCACCCATCGGTCATACGGCTTGCATGACCACGCTACATGGCAAACGGACATCGCACCCCCGAAAATGCTCCGCACACCCCGCTGCGACGCGCACCATGACTGCGCACAATGGCACGAGCGCACACCGGGCAACGCAATCAGCCGCATCCGCTTGAACTCCCGCCCGAGGCGCGGTATGCCCCGGACATGAGCGCGCACACTTCACTTCTTCCGGACAACGGCC contains these protein-coding regions:
- a CDS encoding nitroreductase family protein, which translates into the protein MTERDNVVLQAIRERRSVRRFTGEPVTREDALTIVEAGRFAPSGLNNQPWRFLCLWPGDARVHALAGCTKYGAVVEACGLLVGVFLDRDAMYSPLKDHQTAGACIQNMLLATHSIGLGGVWLGEIVNQADQVLDALSLSGERYELMAFLAIGHPAHPGASSRQPLETLLLEAF
- a CDS encoding flavodoxin family protein produces the protein MIQSNDRAGEAGRPAIISCSPRPGGNSDRAAALFTHGAMAAGLELRVDYLRRFRVEPCVSCYRCKHDPKRACYLADMDHSGRLFQMMLNAPYVFLASPIYFYHVPAQLKAWIDRSQCYYMRRQDGDPVMAALPRRKAYVCLIAGRSQGDKLFEGSLLTLKYFLDVFNFELQPPLLFRGLDEAGDLEANAEAVAALENLGREAAREALERAEA
- a CDS encoding MBL fold metallo-hydrolase: MLIRTFELGPLMTNGYLLSEGGRALFVDPGGEPDEVLAVLKAEGLVLERVLVTHLHFDHIYGVAALSAATGASVCASADDAYLLETEVGRGGAMGFPRVDDFAFEPLTEGETEFIGQRCNVLATPGHTRGSLTFHFPEAGAAFVGDLIFSRAVGRTDFPGGSMPTLVRSVERRIFTLPPETVLYSGHGPATTVGDEMVHNPFFQPDGPGMRY